A genomic window from Deltaproteobacteria bacterium includes:
- a CDS encoding HAMP domain-containing protein, whose product MSISRKYPAFLLLTTVGTAFAIFFAMHEVLRSTYEKEIIKGGSRLAEALAGLSGPALSVDNEKGLQRILKTLIKDTANVLDARIADENGRIIASLMGSGINDTLPEYLRDPKGPNYYADPNQRAYHLRAGIWHEKSNIVAGVEKIDKRLVGYFILTLSRTPLDAALLQARKRALIFASGVATVMFIFGLLLMRREVRILRIIMAAFENIARGDFSQPLEIKRKDEIGELASGFNYMLKRIELFSRYNDKIIIDRLIADESLARPGGRLREVSVLFGDMRGYTAMSNRRTADQVVRIVNTYFHLFIECVAFWGGVVDKTMGDAIMALFERPDGDPADTHKRRALLALCYMKASSRVLNHFLYTKRSLGEDLDVEAREFGFAMATGRAIVGNIGSERHMDYTVCGRVVNLGARLEGMTKNGEVIIDNFTLKGTSDLVLYKTLPAVQPKGFTEAEMVIPHRIVSLADDEAQRLRIFLKKLFTYSFVRQMLMPGYLTVGEAQSWCKDAEMLLLKLIAETATEDFFTRVDIETGCPLDQQYVPLT is encoded by the coding sequence ATGAGTATATCACGTAAGTATCCAGCGTTTTTATTACTCACCACGGTTGGCACAGCATTTGCGATATTTTTTGCAATGCATGAAGTGTTACGTTCAACTTATGAGAAAGAAATAATTAAAGGTGGATCACGACTAGCTGAAGCTTTGGCTGGTCTTAGTGGACCAGCTCTGTCTGTTGATAACGAAAAAGGTCTGCAGCGAATTTTAAAAACTTTAATTAAAGACACCGCCAATGTACTCGATGCGCGCATTGCTGATGAAAATGGTCGCATTATAGCTTCGTTAATGGGTAGTGGTATCAATGACACTCTGCCAGAATATTTACGTGACCCCAAAGGTCCTAACTACTATGCTGATCCCAATCAGCGCGCCTATCATTTACGTGCTGGTATTTGGCATGAAAAATCTAATATTGTTGCAGGGGTTGAAAAAATAGACAAACGTTTAGTGGGATACTTCATTCTAACTCTTTCACGCACTCCACTTGATGCAGCTCTTCTACAAGCCAGAAAACGAGCGCTTATATTCGCCAGCGGGGTTGCTACGGTAATGTTTATTTTTGGTTTGCTATTGATGCGTCGCGAAGTACGCATCCTCCGTATTATTATGGCCGCATTTGAAAACATCGCTCGTGGTGATTTCAGCCAACCTCTCGAAATTAAACGAAAAGATGAGATAGGTGAACTTGCTAGCGGTTTTAATTATATGCTTAAACGCATCGAACTTTTTTCTAGATATAATGATAAGATTATAATTGACCGCTTAATTGCTGATGAATCATTGGCTCGACCCGGCGGGCGACTGCGCGAAGTATCCGTTCTATTCGGCGATATGCGTGGATATACCGCAATGTCAAACCGTAGAACTGCAGATCAAGTAGTTCGCATTGTAAACACTTACTTTCATCTGTTTATTGAGTGTGTAGCTTTCTGGGGTGGCGTTGTTGATAAAACCATGGGTGACGCTATTATGGCCTTGTTTGAACGACCTGATGGTGATCCTGCTGATACGCATAAACGTCGTGCCCTTTTAGCACTATGCTACATGAAAGCCTCATCGCGAGTACTCAATCATTTTTTATATACTAAGCGCTCCTTAGGCGAAGATCTTGATGTTGAAGCACGCGAATTCGGTTTTGCAATGGCTACTGGCCGAGCCATCGTCGGTAATATCGGCTCTGAGCGACATATGGACTATACCGTTTGTGGTCGTGTGGTTAACCTTGGTGCACGGCTTGAAGGCATGACTAAAAACGGTGAAGTAATCATTGATAATTTTACTCTCAAGGGTACAAGTGATTTAGTCCTCTATAAAACCTTACCGGCTGTACAACCAAAAGGTTTCACCGAAGCAGAAATGGTTATCCCTCATCGCATAGTTTCGCTAGCCGATGATGAAGCGCAGCGCTTGCGTATTTTTTTAAAAAAATTATTTACTTATTCTTTTGTGCGCCAAATGCTGATGCCCGGCTATCTTACTGTAGGAGAAGCTCAGTCTTGGTGCAAAGATGCTGAAATGCTATTGCTAAAACTGATTGCTGAGACCGCTACAGAAGATTTCTTTACTCGTGTTGATATCGAAACTGGCTGCCCGCTCGACCAGCAATACGTACCCCTTACGTAA
- the dnaK gene encoding molecular chaperone DnaK gives MSKVIGIDLGTTYSCVAITEQGQTRVLPSRTGPNTTPSVVAITENGKRLVGHLAKRQAITNPKNTIHGAKRLIGRRFNSPDVERAMKLVAYGCIEGPHGDVRVNLGDTIYSIPEIASMILQEMRLLAEKAIGEPISKAVITVPAYFNDNQRQATKDAGRIAGMDVLRIINEPTAAALAYGFDRGLEQKVAVFDLGGGTFDISILEISNGIFEVLTTIGDTFLGGEDFDERIIEWLRKGFFDEHNIDLSNDKMALQRLRDAAERAKCELSSSTSVDINLPFIYTCDSGQALHLQTKLTQETLIELVIDLIKRTISICERALASSELQKSDIGSVILVGGMTRMPRVQEEVEKFFAKPPSKGVHPDEVVACGAAIQGHLLASGDNKTLLLDVTPHNLGIMVQGGLFDVIIKKDTTIPTSEKKTFTTIRDDQTQVRIVVLQGELARGEQNELLGEFLLDGLPKRRKGEVKIEVTFDISADGIVSVSACDLETSKTQAITVTATSGLTEEEIAIMAAENENVLLASEASDAFENERVEIERLIREIERLLPEAQPIATGTDFGGAALQKAEQTLKKARFAIKKREISEMQSIREPLERTITLLRSVIGKLKN, from the coding sequence ATGTCAAAAGTTATTGGAATTGATTTGGGGACCACGTATTCATGCGTGGCAATTACTGAACAAGGGCAAACTCGCGTATTGCCTAGTCGTACGGGACCGAATACAACCCCATCTGTTGTCGCAATTACCGAAAATGGTAAGCGTTTAGTCGGTCATTTAGCAAAACGGCAAGCCATCACTAATCCTAAAAATACCATCCATGGTGCCAAACGACTTATTGGGCGTAGGTTTAACTCGCCTGATGTTGAGCGGGCCATGAAACTTGTTGCCTATGGGTGTATTGAAGGACCTCATGGTGATGTAAGAGTAAACCTGGGCGACACTATCTATTCTATCCCTGAAATCGCATCAATGATTTTACAAGAGATGCGTTTATTAGCCGAAAAAGCCATTGGTGAGCCGATTTCTAAAGCGGTGATTACGGTGCCAGCATATTTTAATGACAATCAGCGGCAAGCGACAAAGGATGCTGGTCGTATTGCTGGTATGGATGTTTTACGCATAATTAATGAACCTACGGCAGCAGCACTTGCCTATGGTTTTGATCGCGGTCTTGAACAAAAAGTTGCAGTTTTTGATTTAGGTGGCGGTACCTTTGATATTTCTATTTTAGAGATTTCAAATGGTATTTTTGAGGTATTAACGACTATTGGTGATACATTTTTAGGTGGTGAAGATTTTGATGAACGTATTATCGAATGGCTACGAAAAGGTTTTTTTGATGAACACAACATAGATCTTAGCAACGATAAGATGGCCTTGCAGAGACTACGAGATGCAGCAGAGCGTGCTAAATGCGAATTATCGTCGTCTACTTCTGTTGATATCAATTTGCCCTTTATTTACACTTGCGATTCTGGCCAAGCATTGCATCTGCAGACCAAGCTCACCCAAGAGACGCTAATTGAGCTAGTGATTGATTTAATTAAACGTACAATTTCTATTTGTGAACGTGCCTTAGCCAGTTCAGAATTACAAAAAAGCGATATTGGTTCGGTGATACTTGTTGGCGGTATGACGCGTATGCCACGCGTGCAAGAAGAAGTTGAAAAGTTTTTTGCAAAGCCACCATCAAAAGGAGTTCATCCTGATGAAGTTGTTGCCTGTGGGGCAGCGATTCAAGGACATCTTTTAGCATCAGGAGATAATAAAACTTTATTACTTGATGTAACCCCCCACAATTTAGGGATTATGGTGCAAGGTGGATTATTTGATGTAATTATTAAAAAAGACACCACTATACCTACTAGCGAGAAAAAAACATTTACTACTATCAGAGATGATCAAACTCAGGTACGCATTGTAGTTTTGCAAGGTGAGTTAGCTCGTGGAGAGCAGAATGAATTGCTGGGTGAATTTTTACTTGATGGTTTACCCAAGCGCCGCAAAGGTGAAGTGAAAATAGAGGTAACATTTGATATTAGCGCTGATGGTATAGTCAGTGTGTCTGCTTGTGATCTCGAAACCAGCAAAACACAAGCAATAACAGTTACTGCCACTAGCGGTCTTACTGAAGAAGAGATTGCAATTATGGCAGCTGAAAACGAAAATGTGCTTTTAGCTTCAGAAGCGAGTGATGCTTTTGAAAATGAACGTGTTGAAATTGAGCGTTTAATTCGTGAGATCGAACGCTTATTACCCGAGGCGCAACCTATTGCAACTGGCACAGATTTCGGTGGTGCTGCTCTACAGAAAGCTGAGCAAACTCTGAAGAAAGCCCGTTTTGCTATTAAAAAGCGTGAAATTAGTGAGATGCAAAGTATACGTGAACCGCTTGAACGTACGATTACACTTTTGCGTAGCGTGATTGGCAAATTGAAAAATTAA
- a CDS encoding DnaJ domain-containing protein — MDESFLSLCPQPIAGIDWHSLDLTPRDGFVLSRIDGRMSVRLLSDVAGIPLDEIVTTLKRLETVGAVLWTKQLETASNNVTTKNINKANEPITNNANDSQLDVGDGLDAVEDTDLSPAEQRLINAVNNHYKVLTHWELLELYGSPSNVDIKRAYFAQSRRFHPDRYFGKNLGIFKARLENIFKVIKAAYEVLADDDSKAKYAALHPPPSVLVPLDVIIARMAAAATSNTNNVPTTPISGVVAKEAIAKDNEELERRRQEILDMRKRHRLDSSYATSQAKTYAAAGRALSESGDNQAALDYFRRATLFDPANTFYRQLFEQTQALVHGGATKSIGRESVSNDNHLVVVKEDR, encoded by the coding sequence ATGGATGAGTCTTTTCTGTCTTTGTGTCCTCAGCCAATCGCTGGGATTGATTGGCATAGTTTAGATTTAACTCCTCGCGACGGTTTTGTTTTATCTCGTATTGATGGTCGCATGTCTGTTCGTTTACTTTCAGATGTTGCCGGTATACCGCTAGACGAAATAGTAACAACTTTAAAACGACTTGAAACAGTCGGGGCTGTACTCTGGACCAAGCAACTTGAAACAGCTTCTAATAACGTAACTACCAAAAATATTAATAAAGCCAATGAGCCTATCACCAATAACGCTAATGATTCACAACTAGATGTGGGGGATGGGCTAGATGCGGTGGAAGATACCGATCTTTCACCAGCCGAGCAAAGACTAATCAATGCGGTAAACAATCATTATAAAGTCTTGACGCACTGGGAATTGCTTGAATTATACGGTTCTCCGAGTAATGTTGACATAAAGCGTGCGTATTTTGCCCAGTCACGAAGGTTTCATCCGGATCGTTATTTTGGCAAAAATCTTGGTATATTTAAAGCTCGTTTAGAAAATATTTTTAAGGTAATAAAAGCAGCATATGAAGTACTTGCAGATGATGATAGTAAAGCCAAGTATGCTGCACTGCATCCACCACCCAGTGTATTAGTGCCACTTGATGTTATCATTGCGCGTATGGCAGCTGCAGCCACTAGTAATACCAACAATGTGCCGACAACGCCTATTTCTGGAGTAGTAGCTAAAGAGGCAATAGCTAAAGATAACGAAGAGCTTGAGCGAAGACGTCAAGAAATTCTTGATATGCGAAAAAGACATCGCCTTGATTCTTCTTATGCAACATCACAAGCAAAGACTTATGCCGCTGCTGGTCGTGCATTATCCGAATCTGGGGATAACCAAGCGGCTTTAGATTATTTTCGTCGAGCAACCTTGTTTGATCCTGCAAATACATTTTATCGACAGCTTTTTGAACAAACTCAAGCGCTGGTTCATGGGGGCGCTACAAAGTCTATAGGGAGAGAAAGTGTATCAAATGATAATCATTTAGTGGTTGTTAAAGAAGATAGATAA
- the queD gene encoding 6-carboxytetrahydropterin synthase QueD, with translation MSTTIVKSISFEAAHWLPNTPMIHKCHKMHGHSYICEIHVTGEIQKDHGWICDFAEISGAFAPLHVMLDHQILNEIAGLENPTAENIAKWVWEKLSCKINGLSTIVIHETPTSRCIYTGP, from the coding sequence ATGAGTACTACAATTGTAAAATCTATTAGTTTTGAAGCTGCACATTGGCTTCCAAACACTCCTATGATTCATAAATGCCATAAAATGCATGGTCATAGCTATATATGTGAAATTCATGTTACCGGAGAAATACAAAAAGATCATGGATGGATCTGTGATTTCGCTGAAATTAGTGGGGCTTTTGCGCCTTTACACGTTATGCTCGATCATCAGATACTCAATGAGATCGCCGGGTTAGAAAACCCAACCGCTGAGAATATCGCCAAATGGGTGTGGGAAAAACTTAGTTGCAAAATTAATGGCCTTAGCACCATTGTAATTCATGAAACCCCAACTTCGCGGTGTATTTATACTGGCCCTTAA
- the gap gene encoding type I glyceraldehyde-3-phosphate dehydrogenase, with protein sequence MAIKIGINGFGRIGRLAFRVAVDRKDIEVVGINDLIDVQYMAYMLKYDSTHGQFKGSVEVKDGMLVVNGKGIRVTQEKDPANLKWNEVGAECVIESTGLFLTDEKARAHIKAGAKKVVLSAPSKDSTPMFVMGVNHKSYAGQDIVSNASCTTNCLAPIAKVLNDKWGIIEGLMTTVHATTATQKTVDSPSSKDWRGGRGAGQNIIPSSTGAAKAVGKVIPELAGKLTGMAFRIPTPNVSVVDLTCRLNKAASYEDIKAAMKAASEGELKGILGYTEDAVVSTDFLTDSRTSIFDAGAGISLNDNFVKVVSWYDNEWGYSNKIIDLLVHISK encoded by the coding sequence ATGGCAATTAAAATTGGTATCAATGGATTTGGACGTATTGGAAGACTCGCCTTCCGCGTAGCTGTAGATCGCAAAGACATCGAAGTTGTCGGCATCAACGATTTAATCGATGTCCAATATATGGCTTATATGCTCAAATATGATTCAACCCACGGTCAGTTCAAAGGCAGTGTCGAAGTTAAAGACGGCATGTTGGTAGTTAACGGCAAAGGCATTCGCGTTACCCAAGAAAAAGACCCGGCCAATCTTAAATGGAATGAAGTTGGCGCAGAGTGTGTAATTGAGTCTACTGGTCTTTTCTTAACTGATGAAAAAGCCCGTGCTCATATTAAAGCTGGCGCTAAAAAAGTTGTGCTTTCAGCTCCTTCAAAAGACAGCACACCAATGTTTGTTATGGGCGTCAATCACAAAAGCTATGCTGGTCAAGACATTGTTTCAAATGCTTCTTGCACCACTAACTGCTTGGCTCCTATCGCTAAAGTGCTTAATGACAAATGGGGCATTATTGAAGGATTAATGACCACCGTCCACGCCACCACTGCTACTCAAAAAACTGTAGATAGCCCTTCATCTAAAGACTGGCGCGGTGGTCGTGGTGCTGGCCAAAACATCATTCCTTCGTCAACTGGTGCTGCTAAAGCTGTTGGCAAAGTTATTCCTGAGCTTGCTGGCAAGCTTACCGGTATGGCTTTCCGTATTCCTACTCCTAACGTCTCGGTTGTCGATTTAACCTGTCGCCTTAACAAAGCTGCTTCTTATGAAGACATCAAAGCTGCCATGAAAGCTGCTTCTGAAGGTGAGCTCAAAGGCATTCTTGGTTACACCGAAGATGCTGTTGTTTCTACCGATTTCTTAACTGATTCACGTACCTCAATCTTTGATGCCGGCGCTGGTATCTCGCTTAACGATAATTTCGTTAAAGTAGTTTCTTGGTACGATAATGAGTGGGGCTATTCAAATAAGATCATCGACCTACTCGTTCATATTTCTAAGTAA
- a CDS encoding HNH endonuclease, which produces MINAHVLVLNRNYQAVDVTSWRRAMCLLYIGAARALDKQYRLFDFEDWAALSANVDDQTVGTANRRIVIPRIVVLQVYDRIPVGRIRFSRHNLFARDNHTCQYCNKRLPRRDLNLDHIIPRSRGGKTNWENVVTSCIKCNFKKGGRTPEEANMKLIRPARQPRWGELVHSLRMRGCYREWLPFLNMVDASYWNTELETD; this is translated from the coding sequence ATGATTAATGCCCATGTATTAGTACTAAATCGAAATTACCAAGCAGTTGATGTGACTAGCTGGCGTCGAGCAATGTGCTTACTTTATATCGGCGCTGCTCGTGCATTAGATAAACAATACCGTTTATTTGATTTTGAAGATTGGGCAGCTTTATCTGCTAATGTAGATGATCAAACTGTAGGTACAGCCAATCGTCGTATTGTTATTCCGCGTATTGTAGTTTTACAGGTATATGATCGTATTCCTGTGGGTCGCATTCGTTTTTCTCGACATAATCTTTTTGCCCGCGATAACCATACTTGTCAGTACTGTAACAAACGTTTGCCACGTCGTGATCTTAATCTTGATCACATAATTCCACGCTCTCGTGGCGGTAAAACCAATTGGGAAAACGTGGTCACTAGTTGTATCAAATGCAATTTTAAAAAAGGTGGTCGTACTCCAGAAGAAGCAAATATGAAACTTATACGACCAGCTCGTCAACCACGCTGGGGCGAATTAGTGCACTCTTTACGCATGCGAGGTTGTTATCGCGAGTGGCTACCGTTTTTAAATATGGTAGATGCGTCGTATTGGAATACTGAACTAGAGACAGATTAA
- a CDS encoding Hsp70 family protein: MKPTDTKHRSARQEFQSRVRIAVAGADEIEEKYATNLSDGGLFVRHDSPPPLGSIVAIEFVLPDGSSLACMVGRVIHARPAFTPGEATAGMGLQFVEVDQSAAALIEKFRNKVPEPVIDKTPPTPQLETIARPERAPLISLDGPVVGIDIGTSNSCVAIMKNGRPQVITSRLGYQIIPSVVFIAPNNEIFVGHRAVEKMILMPGRAIYGSKRFLGRPFASKEVRNLGHFFSYDLTCGEDGRVAACIDDRVIRLEEVAAYILSSLKEIAEDNLGCTVNRAVICVPAYFGETQRQAVREAARLAGFYVERILNEPTAAAVAYGWGRDMLGTIAIYDLGGGTFDVALLRIDGARVEVIATDGDPFLGGSDFDDRVTEYVMMRFERANNCNIRQDPVSIQRIRFAVEIAKRQLSEALSAEIVLPYIYKGPNGFLELKTRIERNTLETLTNDLVERTFTLLQSVLDAVGIKANQLDDVLMVGGQSRSPHVRRLLSERFGHTPSSTIHPDEAVALGAALIADALYSKRSIDLIDVLPASIRVAKADGGTIRVLPRGARLPASAEIDIVSEASGDIEYRVTLYRGENESVDQNTLIGTVRLPSSHALALSGTRAKAIIEINSEGIMSVKVRHPLTGQIQQLEATITTNLP, encoded by the coding sequence ATGAAACCTACCGATACTAAACATCGATCTGCACGCCAAGAATTTCAAAGCCGAGTACGCATCGCTGTAGCTGGTGCTGATGAAATTGAAGAAAAATATGCTACCAATCTCAGCGATGGTGGCCTTTTTGTTCGTCACGATAGCCCTCCACCACTTGGTAGCATTGTTGCTATCGAATTTGTTTTGCCTGACGGTAGCAGTCTTGCTTGTATGGTTGGTAGAGTCATTCATGCTCGCCCAGCCTTTACTCCTGGTGAAGCAACTGCAGGCATGGGATTACAGTTTGTTGAAGTAGATCAAAGTGCTGCAGCTTTAATTGAAAAATTTCGCAATAAAGTGCCTGAGCCAGTAATTGACAAAACTCCTCCAACACCACAGTTAGAAACCATCGCCCGCCCTGAAAGAGCGCCACTAATTTCGTTAGATGGTCCTGTGGTCGGCATCGATATTGGAACATCTAATAGTTGTGTAGCGATAATGAAAAATGGCCGTCCACAAGTTATTACTAGCCGCTTAGGCTATCAAATTATCCCTTCGGTTGTTTTTATCGCCCCCAATAATGAAATATTTGTTGGCCACCGTGCTGTTGAAAAAATGATTCTAATGCCAGGCCGTGCAATTTATGGTTCAAAACGCTTTCTTGGGCGTCCTTTCGCTTCAAAAGAAGTACGTAACCTTGGTCATTTTTTCTCATACGATCTTACTTGTGGCGAAGATGGACGCGTTGCCGCTTGTATCGATGACCGGGTAATACGTTTAGAAGAAGTTGCTGCTTATATCTTAAGCTCCCTAAAAGAAATTGCTGAAGATAATCTTGGTTGCACAGTCAATCGAGCGGTTATTTGTGTTCCGGCTTATTTTGGTGAAACGCAACGTCAAGCAGTACGAGAAGCTGCGCGTTTGGCTGGTTTTTACGTAGAGAGAATTCTAAACGAACCAACCGCAGCCGCCGTCGCTTATGGTTGGGGTCGTGATATGCTGGGGACAATAGCCATCTATGATCTGGGTGGTGGCACTTTCGATGTTGCACTCCTGCGAATAGATGGTGCTCGGGTTGAAGTTATAGCTACTGATGGTGATCCCTTTTTAGGCGGTTCCGATTTCGACGATCGTGTTACTGAATACGTAATGATGCGTTTTGAACGCGCTAATAACTGCAACATTCGCCAAGATCCGGTTTCAATACAACGTATTCGTTTTGCTGTTGAGATAGCCAAACGACAATTATCTGAAGCTTTAAGTGCTGAAATAGTTTTGCCTTACATCTATAAAGGACCAAATGGTTTTCTTGAATTAAAAACAAGAATCGAACGTAATACCCTCGAAACGCTTACCAACGATCTAGTGGAACGAACCTTCACCTTGTTGCAATCCGTACTTGATGCTGTTGGAATCAAGGCTAACCAACTTGATGATGTGTTAATGGTTGGCGGGCAAAGTCGTAGCCCCCACGTACGTCGTCTACTTTCTGAGCGTTTCGGTCACACCCCCTCTAGTACTATTCACCCTGATGAAGCAGTAGCACTTGGGGCTGCCCTAATCGCTGACGCATTATATAGCAAACGATCAATTGATCTTATCGATGTGTTACCAGCATCTATCAGAGTTGCTAAAGCAGATGGTGGTACAATTCGCGTATTACCTAGAGGTGCTCGCCTGCCAGCAAGCGCTGAAATTGATATTGTAAGTGAGGCTTCTGGAGATATTGAATATCGTGTTACTCTATATCGTGGTGAAAACGAATCTGTTGATCAAAATACTCTTATCGGTACAGTACGACTTCCAAGCAGTCACGCTTTAGCATTATCAGGGACACGTGCAAAAGCCATTATAGAAATTAATTCAGAAGGTATAATGTCGGTAAAAGTACGACATCCACTTACTGGTCAAATTCAACAACTTGAAGCAACCATCACCACTAATTTACCGTAA